AAacgctgagcccacccaggtgtcccctttgtCTCAGCTTCTGAGGACCAAGAGGGGTGACGGATGAGGACTGTCAGATACTGCTCTCCAGGAACCCAGGTAGTCAGGCTGGGACAAGGGAGGGAAGTGCAGCTGGAGGGTTATTTACCCCCTCTCTTCCCTTAGTTGCCTCTTGAAGTGGATTTAACCAAAGCCAAGAGACAAGATTTTGAACCATCTGTGGAACAAGCAAGATATAGCAGCTGCCGGCAGAACGTGGTCCTGGGACCCCCCAAAGCACAGGAGGTGACCTCCCCTTGCAGACTGAGCCGCTCAGAGGATCCCCCCTGTGTGGTGCAGGAAGAGAAGGCTGGCAGCTCCCGGTGAGGCCACGGTTCCCAGTTTCCTCCCTTTCCACTCTTCCTCCTCAGGTGGTCCAAGGGACCTTCGTTCTTTACCCACTGAGCCGGCCAGTTGGTCTGTGCACAACCCCAGAAGTCGCACATGGGTTACTCCCTTAGCTCAGGACCTCATGCCTGCCTTGTGGCTCTTGTGCTGCAGGAGCCGGACTTCTGCCATGGAGAGCGATACCACGTACCAACGGAAGCTCCGGCAGAAACAGCTGCAGCAGAAATTCcgggaagagatggagaaacagcaGCAAGTCCAACTACTTGCCTCGTCAGTTGAAAAGAAGAATCTGGGTGTGTGAGAAGGACGGGAGTGGAGGCGGTGGGGAGCTGTCCCAAGGGGCCTGCCCGACCCCCGGCCAGCGGGAACCCCATGGCACTTGCCCCAGGTTCCACGCAGGAGAGGAGTCTAGGTGATTGAAAGAACAAAGTCCCATTTTAAAAGACATTGCTCTGTTTTAAGGGAAGGCAACAGGCCTTGACATCATCTAGAACTAGATACTGCAGCGGATAGAACTTTTCTCCCTTCCAGGTACCGTGGCCACCTCTGCTAGGAGGCCTAAGTGGTCTGCAAATATCAGGCAGACTTCCTGGAAGGTAACGCTTCATCCTAGGCTTTGGTTTACTCGAGTCTAGACTCCGTGGTACTGGGACAGATTCCTGGGGAGTCTTGCCCGGAGAATAGAAACAAAGGGCTTATCTCAGACCAATGGGATCTTTGTCTAGCTTCTCCCGAAGAATTATAATGATTCAGAGGACCTTCTTCGGGTTAACTCATTAGTATTCCCCTCAGCACCGACAGGCTTAAGTTAATGTAGGGGGAAAACACATCTTACTGTGCTGGGGACGTTCTTAATCTATTATTCTGGACCTGGAGCTTCCGACCACTGCAGAAACTCCTGGTGGGGAAGGGTGTGCGGAGTGTCCCCACCCTGACCACACAACCAgagccactgtttttttttttttttctttatttatttatgatagtcacacacacacacacacagagagagagagagagaggcagagacgcaggcagagggagaagcaggctccatgcaccgggagcccgacgtgggattcgatctcgggtctccaggatcgcgccctgggccaaaggcaggccccaaaccgctgcgccacccagggatcccctggagccACTGTTTCTATTGGTTTTACATACTGAAtttctgcttaagatttttttggAACAAGGGTTatagctttaaaaagtaaaaaaatggacCAGAGAGCTTCTCACAACCCCTCTATTTTATATGCTGCTTAAGGAGAAATGAACCCCAGTttggtgagaagaaaaaaagaatacagtctTTCTGATCTCTTGTAGATCTGCAGGTAGGGACGGGCAGTCAGGAAGCTTGACTTGGCTGCTGGCTGTGCCAGGAGCCGGTGTAACTCTAGGCGGCTTTGCACTTCTGAGGCTCTCCTGCAGTTCACTGATTGTGTGTATTTGTCTCGCTCCTTGCTCCTCGCTCGCTGCTTGCGTGGGAACTGTGGCAGCACCGCCAGCACCTCCTCTGAGGCAGAGCACTCCTGTGATTGCTGTTTCGGAGCCAGCCACGGACAATGACTTCCTTACAGGTAAGAGCCACGTGAATGACAGTGAGTACCTACAAAATGCACCTTTGGTTGTCactaacacattttgttttttaatttttatttattcatttatttttgtactaatacattttaaaagaggcataaaaatcctcatttttatctgttttatggCCCCGAAGGTTTTGGGACAAAAGAAGACGCATAACTGGCTGATGGCAGTTCTGCTAGCACACAGCTCCTCTGTTGTCCTAAGAGAAGCTCTGCTGTACTTTTGGGTGGGGGACAGAGCAGTCCCAGAATCTGTCATAGTCCACTCGTGACGTGGAATTTCCTATTTGTGTGAGAATGCTTGTTTGATTCTGCATTTCCCATGATCCTGGTCCTCACAGACAGCCTTGGAATGTGGGATGTGGGTCTAGAAGCAGGCGAGAGTGATACCAAGGCCTTGTGTAAACCAGAGCCCCTCCAGATCCCTGACACCACAGTCCTGAAGAACCAGGTGGTGACCTGGAACCTCTGCCAGCAGAATCCACAAGCAAAGTCTGGACCCTTGCACGGCATCAACCAAGATGTCACAGGTAGTAATGTGTTTAGggacaaaaatggaaagaacttggGTTTAATTCTATGCATTTTAGAGGAAGAATGCCATTTCATTTTAAGAAGTTGGGTGGTATGCTGGAGGAACTGCAGtctgagaaaatgaaagatgACTGGCTTATGAGCCAGAACCTTTCTTTTGCAGTCCTGACCAGAGCTGTAGCCCTTGTAACCCTTGCTTGCAGTAGGGAGCTTACATGACAGAATGGAGAGCTTCTCCATTGCGTTTGGTTATTGTAACTTGGTTTAGTGTTAATAGAGTGATCTGCCCTAATAGTTTTCACCCTTAGCCTTTTAGTTTATATTAGGGTTTTTAACTAACATCAGAAATTATTCATGGTCAGTTTATTCCTCATTTGAAAATCACAgcagccatatatatatataaataaaattatatatatttaattttatttatttattcatgagagatacagagagaggcagagacacaggcagagggagaaacaggctccatgcagggagcatgacgcgggactcgatcccaggactctgggatcatgccctgagccaaagggagatgctcaaccactgagccacccagggatccccacagcaaccatatttaaatgattttttcttcCACAGGAAACTGTGATATCTATAGGAAGAACCAGgacttgaagaaaaggaaattggatCCATCCTGAGGCTTAGGTCACATCCTTGGACTTTGTCACAAAGGGACTTTCTAAAGCTACTTTTTGGTCATAATATTGTTCATCAT
This genomic interval from Vulpes lagopus strain Blue_001 chromosome 21, ASM1834538v1, whole genome shotgun sequence contains the following:
- the RAD52 gene encoding DNA repair protein RAD52 homolog isoform X2, whose protein sequence is MFGAEEAVLGGRGSHPSAGGNSVLCFGQYQYTAEEYQAIQNALRQRLGPEYISSRMSGGGQRVCYIEGHRVINLANEMFGYNGWAHSITQQNVDFVDLNNGKFYVGVCAFVRVQLKDGSYHEDVGYGVSEGLKSKALSLEKARKEAVTDGLKRALRSFGNALGNCILDKDYLRSLNKLPRQLPLEVDLTKAKRQDFEPSVEQARYSSCRQNVVLGPPKAQEVTSPCRLSRSEDPPCVVQEEKAGSSRSRTSAMESDTTYQRKLRQKQLQQKFREEMEKQQQVQLLASSVEKKNLAPPAPPLRQSTPVIAVSEPATDNDFLTDSLGMWDVGLEAGESDTKALCKPEPLQIPDTTVLKNQVVTWNLCQQNPQAKSGPLHGINQDVTGNCDIYRKNQDLKKRKLDPS